A window of the Synechococcus sp. JA-3-3Ab genome harbors these coding sequences:
- a CDS encoding glycosyltransferase — MPHVAPASSTHLQASAVPIQIPPLSQPSSVQLSLVVPTYNEASSICSLIRQLCAHLDTILPGAYELIVVDDNSPDYTAKLAQELQEELPQLKVICRQRERGLATAVLRGWQAARGEVLGVMDGDLQHPPEIILKLWPAIQEGADLVVGSRYVGSGGVSHWNLGRRLVSRGAQAIGLVLLPGVFRRVSDPLSGLFLVRRQAIAGIPLSPKGYKLLIEVLARGRVTTIAEVGYIFQERQNGESKIQLQTCLQYLHHLIHLRFSLGQVGAFLRFSTVGLSGTVVDMVLLYLLHDPANLGWDLITSKLIASEMAILNNFLWNDLWTFRHVTRLQPGLSNRLKRLAKFNMICLIGLFLNSSLVILLSERLGIHYLLANLIAIGIVVFWNFYLNSKLSWKSAEAKLDPGGDKS; from the coding sequence ATGCCTCATGTAGCTCCTGCTTCGTCCACCCATCTGCAAGCTTCGGCAGTCCCTATTCAGATCCCGCCGCTCTCTCAACCCAGCTCTGTCCAACTTTCGCTGGTCGTTCCCACCTATAACGAGGCCTCCAGCATTTGCAGCCTGATCCGGCAGTTGTGCGCCCACCTCGACACGATTCTACCGGGAGCCTACGAGCTGATTGTGGTGGACGACAACAGCCCGGATTACACCGCCAAGTTGGCCCAGGAACTGCAAGAGGAGCTTCCCCAACTCAAAGTTATCTGCCGCCAGCGGGAACGGGGCCTGGCCACGGCTGTGTTGCGCGGATGGCAAGCGGCCCGCGGCGAGGTGCTGGGGGTGATGGACGGGGATCTGCAGCATCCGCCGGAGATCATTCTCAAGCTATGGCCTGCCATCCAAGAGGGAGCAGACCTAGTGGTGGGCAGCCGCTACGTGGGGTCGGGGGGGGTGAGCCACTGGAACCTGGGCCGGCGCCTCGTCTCTCGGGGAGCTCAAGCCATCGGGCTGGTTTTGCTGCCAGGGGTTTTTAGGCGGGTGTCGGATCCGCTCAGCGGGTTATTTCTGGTCAGACGCCAGGCCATTGCCGGGATCCCGCTCAGCCCCAAGGGTTACAAGCTGCTGATCGAGGTGCTGGCACGGGGCCGGGTGACAACCATTGCTGAAGTCGGCTACATCTTTCAGGAGCGCCAAAACGGCGAGAGCAAAATTCAACTGCAAACCTGTCTTCAGTATCTCCACCATCTCATTCACCTGCGCTTCTCGCTAGGGCAGGTGGGAGCCTTTTTGCGCTTCAGCACAGTCGGCCTGTCAGGCACGGTGGTGGACATGGTTTTGCTCTATTTGTTACACGACCCGGCCAACTTAGGATGGGATCTCATCACGAGTAAGCTGATCGCTTCGGAAATGGCCATTCTCAATAACTTCCTGTGGAACGATCTGTGGACGTTTCGCCATGTTACCCGATTGCAGCCGGGCCTCTCGAACCGCCTGAAGCGGCTGGCCAAGTTTAATATGATCTGTTTGATCGGCCTGTTTCTTAACTCTTCGCTGGTGATTTTGCTGAGCGAGCGCTTGGGCATTCACTATCTGTTGGCCAACTTAATTGCGATCGGTATTGTTGTATTCTGGAACTTCTACCTCAACTCCAAGCTGAGCTGGAAAAGTGCAGAGGCTAAGCTGGATCCCGGGGGCGACAAGTCTTGA
- the htpG gene encoding molecular chaperone HtpG, with protein MTVLEQGSITIHTENIFPIIKQSLYSDREIFLRELISNAADAIAKLKMAKLAGEVADPPEPEITIALNKEAKTLSVSDTGIGMTAEEVKKYINQVAFSSAEEFLQKYKGKDAEQAIIGHFGLGFYSSFIVAQRVEIDTLSYQPGSTPVKWSCDGSPTFTLSDSQRSAIGTTVTLYLSPDSEEYLEPGRIRELVRKYCDFIPVPIKLNGEVINRQKPLWKIPPSELKDEDYLEFYRYLYPFQEDPHFWVHINTDYPFIVQGILYFPKLRPDIDPTKGQVKLYCNQVFVQDNCEEVIPKFLLPLRGAIDSPDIPLNVSRSFLQNDRTVRRIGDHVAKKVADRLNELYKEDYEKYVKVWPDISLFMKFGAMNNDKFFAQIKDILIFRLAGSPADKPEYVTLKEYLERTREKQNKRVYYATDEAAQSAYIDLHRSQGLEVIMLDSWIDSHFSSFLEREYREEGIQFKRVDSELDETLIQKDKAAELVDPVTQKTRSEKLVDLFRQALGKEKLQIKAEALKSESVPAMILLPEALRRLQELNAILQQKPMEFLEEHTLVLNTAHPLIQNLQALAEEGRDPELVNLICNHIYDLALITQKSFDPAAARAFVQRSNEVLTRLTRRQ; from the coding sequence ATGACTGTGCTGGAACAGGGATCCATCACCATCCACACCGAGAACATCTTCCCCATCATCAAGCAGTCTCTCTATTCGGATCGGGAGATCTTTTTGCGAGAGCTGATCTCCAACGCCGCCGATGCCATTGCCAAGCTGAAGATGGCCAAACTGGCTGGCGAAGTGGCGGATCCCCCGGAGCCAGAAATCACGATTGCGCTCAACAAAGAGGCCAAGACCCTCTCGGTCAGCGACACTGGCATCGGCATGACTGCCGAAGAGGTGAAAAAATACATCAACCAAGTGGCCTTTTCCAGCGCTGAGGAGTTCCTTCAAAAGTACAAAGGCAAAGACGCAGAACAGGCGATCATCGGCCACTTTGGCCTGGGGTTCTATTCCTCTTTTATAGTGGCGCAGCGGGTGGAGATCGACACCCTTTCCTATCAGCCGGGCAGCACCCCTGTGAAATGGTCTTGCGACGGCAGCCCAACTTTTACCCTTTCCGATTCCCAGCGCTCCGCCATCGGCACCACGGTTACCCTTTACCTCAGCCCGGATAGCGAGGAGTACCTGGAGCCGGGCCGCATCCGCGAATTGGTGCGCAAATACTGCGACTTCATTCCCGTCCCCATTAAACTCAACGGAGAAGTCATTAACCGGCAAAAGCCCCTCTGGAAGATTCCTCCCTCTGAGCTCAAGGATGAGGATTACCTAGAGTTTTACCGCTACCTCTATCCCTTCCAAGAGGATCCCCACTTCTGGGTACACATCAACACAGATTACCCCTTCATCGTGCAAGGGATCCTCTACTTCCCCAAGCTGCGGCCTGACATCGATCCCACTAAGGGTCAGGTCAAGCTGTATTGCAACCAAGTTTTTGTCCAGGATAACTGCGAAGAAGTCATTCCCAAATTCCTCCTGCCTCTGCGCGGCGCCATCGACAGCCCAGACATTCCCCTCAACGTCTCCCGCAGTTTTTTACAAAATGACCGTACCGTCAGGCGCATTGGGGATCACGTGGCCAAAAAGGTGGCGGATCGCCTCAACGAGCTCTACAAAGAAGACTACGAAAAATATGTCAAGGTCTGGCCGGATATCAGCCTCTTCATGAAATTTGGGGCGATGAACAACGACAAGTTCTTCGCCCAGATTAAAGACATTCTCATCTTCCGATTGGCCGGATCCCCTGCCGATAAACCTGAGTACGTGACCCTCAAAGAGTACCTGGAGCGCACGCGGGAGAAACAGAATAAGCGGGTTTACTACGCCACCGACGAGGCAGCCCAGAGCGCCTATATCGACCTGCACCGCTCCCAAGGACTAGAAGTCATTATGCTGGATAGCTGGATCGACAGCCACTTCAGCAGCTTCCTGGAGCGGGAGTATCGGGAAGAAGGGATCCAATTTAAGCGGGTGGATTCCGAGCTGGACGAGACGCTGATCCAAAAAGACAAAGCTGCCGAGCTCGTCGACCCGGTAACACAAAAAACCCGCAGCGAAAAGCTGGTGGATCTCTTTCGTCAGGCTTTGGGCAAAGAGAAGCTGCAGATCAAAGCCGAGGCCCTCAAGTCGGAGTCGGTTCCGGCTATGATCCTGCTGCCGGAGGCGCTGCGGCGCCTGCAGGAGCTTAATGCCATCCTGCAACAGAAGCCAATGGAGTTTTTGGAAGAGCACACGCTGGTGCTCAACACCGCCCACCCCTTGATCCAAAACCTGCAGGCTCTGGCCGAGGAGGGGCGGGATCCGGAGCTGGTCAACCTCATCTGCAACCACATCTACGATCTGGCGCTGATTACCCAGAAAAGCTTTGACCCGGCAGCCGCACGGGCCTTTGTGCAGCGTTCCAACGAGGTGCTCACCCGTTTAACCCGCCGTCAGTAG
- a CDS encoding peptidoglycan D,D-transpeptidase FtsI family protein, with amino-acid sequence MGQQPLQTRQRSRQLAQRQRGRPAWPPWPPSHRPQGSRLAWLLGERIPTVRQLNFRIAAVGLVLAVALVGVGARLVYLQHHQGPLLQKRAEAQQRAQLRPFIPRRSIVDRHSLARQQAELLAVDRPAYTLWAHPRLFGKRTPQEIATALAPLLRRPVEQLTQQLSATHAVRLERWLSPEVATQIQALYLDGLELVSERQRVYPQKEMAAEVVGYVDLDHRGQAGLEYSQQVLLERTVQHLTLPRDGYGQLLAAEVPEGLLQSHETVLQLTLDMRLQRAARAALKTQLERFQALRGTVIVLQPHTGEILALVSEPTYDPNRYFEYDPALFRNWAVTDLYEPGSTFKPINIAIGLDAGAFTANERVYDAGQIWIGRWPIQNHDYRQRGAHGWLSVTEVLRLSSNVGMVHLMQKLDPRQYYHALLRLGLNERSGVDLPFEPPSRLKPLRQFVTVPVERATVAFGQGLALTPLQLATLHCIIANGGLKVRPHVVRGLVEKDTDTLVWGSPQPQPVRVLSEQATLAVRIQMRDAVDFGTGQSAKIEGYEIGGKTGTAQKAGPRGGYLPGKRITSFVAYFPALRPQYVILAVIDEPRGEDAFGSTTAAPVVRSVIQEIITLEGIRPNSP; translated from the coding sequence TTGGGCCAGCAACCTTTGCAGACCAGACAGAGAAGCCGGCAACTTGCCCAACGGCAGCGGGGCAGACCTGCTTGGCCCCCTTGGCCGCCCAGCCACCGGCCCCAGGGATCCCGGCTGGCGTGGCTTTTGGGGGAGCGGATCCCGACAGTCCGACAACTAAACTTTCGCATCGCGGCGGTGGGCCTGGTTCTGGCTGTCGCCCTGGTGGGGGTGGGGGCACGTTTGGTCTATTTACAACATCACCAGGGCCCGCTCTTACAAAAGCGGGCCGAGGCCCAGCAGCGGGCCCAGCTCCGGCCCTTCATCCCCCGCCGCTCGATTGTGGACCGCCACTCCTTAGCTCGGCAGCAGGCGGAGCTGTTGGCTGTAGATCGCCCTGCCTATACCCTTTGGGCCCATCCCCGCCTCTTCGGCAAGCGTACCCCCCAGGAGATTGCCACTGCTCTGGCCCCTCTGCTGCGGCGGCCAGTTGAGCAACTGACCCAGCAGTTGTCGGCCACTCACGCGGTACGGCTGGAGCGCTGGCTGTCGCCGGAAGTGGCGACTCAAATTCAGGCCTTGTATCTGGACGGCCTGGAGCTGGTGAGCGAGCGGCAGCGGGTCTATCCCCAGAAGGAAATGGCCGCCGAAGTGGTGGGCTATGTGGATCTGGATCACCGCGGCCAAGCGGGGCTGGAGTACTCTCAACAGGTCTTGCTGGAGCGGACGGTTCAGCACCTTACCCTTCCCCGCGACGGCTACGGCCAGTTGTTGGCGGCCGAAGTGCCGGAAGGACTGTTGCAATCCCACGAGACGGTGCTGCAACTCACCCTGGATATGCGGCTGCAAAGGGCTGCTCGCGCCGCCCTGAAAACGCAACTGGAACGGTTTCAAGCCCTACGGGGCACGGTGATCGTCCTGCAACCTCACACGGGAGAGATCCTGGCCCTGGTGAGCGAGCCCACCTACGATCCCAACCGCTACTTCGAGTATGACCCTGCCCTTTTTCGCAACTGGGCTGTTACGGATTTGTACGAGCCGGGATCCACCTTCAAGCCCATCAACATCGCCATTGGGCTCGATGCCGGCGCCTTCACGGCCAACGAACGGGTCTACGACGCGGGGCAGATCTGGATTGGTCGCTGGCCCATCCAAAACCACGACTACCGCCAGCGGGGTGCCCATGGCTGGCTGAGCGTTACCGAGGTTCTGCGCCTGTCTAGCAACGTAGGCATGGTGCACCTGATGCAAAAGCTGGATCCCCGCCAGTACTACCATGCCCTCCTGCGGCTGGGATTGAACGAGCGCAGCGGTGTCGATCTGCCCTTTGAGCCGCCCAGCCGCCTGAAGCCCCTGCGGCAATTTGTAACTGTACCGGTGGAGCGGGCCACCGTCGCCTTTGGCCAGGGATTGGCCCTCACGCCTTTGCAGTTAGCCACCTTGCACTGCATCATCGCCAACGGCGGGCTGAAAGTGCGGCCCCACGTGGTGCGCGGTCTGGTCGAAAAGGATACAGACACCTTGGTTTGGGGATCCCCGCAACCCCAGCCGGTGCGGGTGCTGTCGGAGCAGGCTACCCTGGCGGTGCGCATCCAAATGCGAGATGCGGTGGATTTTGGCACCGGGCAATCGGCCAAGATCGAGGGATATGAAATCGGCGGCAAGACGGGCACGGCCCAAAAGGCAGGGCCGCGGGGAGGCTATCTGCCTGGCAAGCGCATCACCAGTTTTGTGGCCTATTTCCCCGCCCTTCGCCCCCAGTACGTGATCTTGGCCGTGATCGACGAGCCGCGGGGAGAAGATGCCTTCGGATCGACAACGGCGGCTCCTGTGGTTCGCTCGGTTATCCAGGAGATCATCACCCTAGAGGGGATCCGTCCCAATTCCCCTTGA
- a CDS encoding HD family phosphohydrolase has protein sequence MRNPLTSPVQRWSRRPQAASSRKAQPPLSERVVGYALALLSLTAVHGIRYYNEPQLTVGSRSPQTFLAPAAAEIEDVEATQARQAEARRRVVQALKINSAANESMRQNLEALLAAVEAIRQEAGPLPYVSVQLLSLPTQIYLRQLPPEEWEALQAAVRETAIGTPSTAPPFPAQRRPEQLPPDQRARQELVQVWQRAWLDGAATQTAATDPYTQLIAQVEAAQQRYQGALPSLEQLTPPVPATVLNLTEADWQHLQNLSRRVLERLQKIGIVDGLPREVRAEGIQAQLDDLAFPGSAAQRRELQGLVYQWLQQVLIPNLEVDPQRTEQRIRAELEKVEPVLISVAENQVIVRVDQVITPEIFLILDHFGFTQRRINIWGLVGVAGVMGLGLAVFVPLQQRLQPGLRRRDRVLILMVSLTAPLLAALFKLEFSSLPAVGLLLGSFYGAGLGLVVVVGQALFLPLVSAANLLTFVPLLSGSVVACALAGRSRSREELALLGGGAAAVQMLTYAAASLTTTGGIDLLAMALGGGITLGWSIVALGASPYLERLFDLATPIRLIELSNPNRTLLRRLAAEAPGTFQHTLFVATLAERAAQKLNLNVELVRTGTLYHDIGKMLQARYFIENQMGGLNPHTQLDDPYRSAQIIKAHVSDGLRLAKQYNLPTAVQAFIPEHQGTILIAYFYHQAQMKAGDQPVPEEPFRYDGPIPQSKETGVVMLADACEAALRSMTLSDGFGPEVVERAKAVVRKIAQARWQDGQLVDSGLTLRDLEVVADAFVEVWRESNHERIPYPSPAPALPSPESDAAQAQMPVLMTPSTGSP, from the coding sequence ATGAGAAACCCCCTCACGTCCCCAGTGCAGCGCTGGAGCCGGCGACCTCAGGCAGCCTCTTCTCGAAAAGCCCAGCCCCCCCTTTCCGAGCGGGTTGTCGGCTACGCCCTAGCGCTTCTCTCCCTCACTGCCGTCCACGGGATCCGCTACTACAACGAGCCGCAACTGACCGTTGGCAGCCGCTCCCCGCAAACGTTTCTCGCCCCTGCAGCGGCAGAGATCGAGGACGTGGAGGCCACCCAGGCCCGGCAAGCCGAGGCGCGACGGCGGGTGGTACAGGCCCTCAAAATCAACAGCGCCGCCAACGAGAGCATGCGGCAAAATCTGGAGGCCCTCCTGGCCGCAGTGGAGGCGATTCGGCAAGAGGCCGGCCCTCTGCCCTACGTTTCCGTTCAGTTGCTCTCCCTGCCTACTCAGATCTATCTGCGCCAACTGCCACCCGAAGAATGGGAGGCCTTACAGGCGGCAGTGCGGGAAACGGCCATCGGCACCCCCTCGACCGCTCCGCCTTTTCCGGCACAAAGGCGTCCGGAGCAGCTTCCCCCCGACCAGCGGGCCAGGCAAGAGCTGGTCCAGGTTTGGCAGCGGGCCTGGTTGGATGGAGCGGCCACTCAGACGGCGGCGACGGATCCCTATACCCAGCTAATTGCCCAGGTGGAGGCGGCACAGCAGCGCTACCAAGGGGCTTTGCCGTCTCTGGAACAGCTCACCCCCCCTGTCCCGGCCACGGTTCTCAACTTGACGGAGGCCGACTGGCAACATTTGCAAAACTTGAGCCGGCGGGTCTTGGAGCGCCTGCAGAAGATAGGCATTGTGGATGGCCTGCCCCGCGAGGTGCGCGCCGAAGGGATCCAAGCCCAACTGGACGATCTGGCCTTTCCGGGCAGTGCCGCCCAGCGGCGGGAGCTGCAGGGGCTGGTTTATCAGTGGCTGCAGCAGGTGCTGATCCCCAATCTGGAGGTGGATCCGCAGCGCACCGAGCAGCGCATTCGCGCCGAGCTGGAAAAAGTTGAGCCCGTCCTGATCTCGGTTGCCGAGAACCAGGTAATTGTGCGAGTGGATCAGGTCATCACCCCCGAGATCTTTTTGATTTTGGATCACTTTGGTTTTACCCAGCGCCGGATCAACATCTGGGGCCTGGTGGGGGTAGCTGGCGTCATGGGCTTGGGCCTGGCTGTCTTCGTGCCTTTGCAGCAACGCTTGCAGCCGGGATTGCGCCGCCGGGATCGGGTGTTGATCCTGATGGTTTCCCTGACTGCTCCCCTGTTGGCGGCCTTGTTCAAGCTGGAGTTCAGCTCTTTGCCGGCGGTGGGGCTGTTGCTGGGCAGTTTTTACGGGGCTGGGCTGGGCCTGGTGGTAGTGGTGGGCCAGGCGTTGTTTTTGCCCTTGGTCTCTGCTGCCAACCTACTCACCTTTGTGCCCTTACTTTCCGGCAGTGTGGTGGCCTGCGCCCTGGCCGGGCGCTCGCGTTCCCGCGAAGAGCTGGCCCTGCTGGGAGGAGGGGCGGCGGCAGTGCAGATGCTCACCTATGCGGCTGCTAGCTTGACCACAACGGGCGGCATCGACCTATTGGCGATGGCCTTGGGGGGAGGGATCACGCTGGGGTGGAGCATTGTGGCCCTGGGGGCCAGCCCCTACCTGGAGCGCCTGTTCGACCTGGCCACCCCCATTCGCCTCATCGAGTTGAGCAACCCCAACCGCACCTTGCTGCGGCGGCTGGCGGCAGAGGCCCCTGGCACCTTTCAGCACACCCTGTTTGTGGCCACTTTGGCGGAACGGGCCGCCCAGAAGTTAAACCTCAACGTGGAGCTGGTGCGCACCGGCACCCTCTACCACGACATCGGCAAGATGTTGCAGGCCCGCTACTTCATCGAGAACCAAATGGGCGGCCTCAACCCCCATACGCAACTGGACGATCCCTACCGCAGCGCCCAGATCATCAAAGCGCACGTCAGCGATGGGCTGCGCCTGGCCAAGCAATACAATCTGCCCACCGCCGTCCAAGCTTTTATCCCTGAGCACCAGGGGACGATCCTGATTGCTTACTTTTACCATCAAGCCCAGATGAAAGCCGGAGATCAACCGGTGCCCGAGGAGCCGTTCCGCTACGATGGCCCCATCCCCCAGAGCAAGGAGACAGGGGTGGTGATGCTGGCCGATGCCTGTGAGGCGGCCCTGCGCAGCATGACCCTGAGCGACGGCTTCGGCCCTGAGGTGGTTGAGCGGGCTAAGGCCGTTGTCCGCAAAATCGCCCAGGCCCGTTGGCAAGATGGCCAACTGGTCGATAGCGGTCTGACGCTGCGGGATCTGGAGGTGGTGGCAGACGCTTTTGTGGAGGTGTGGCGGGAATCCAACCACGAGCGCATTCCCTACCCCAGTCCTGCCCCTGCCCTGCCCTCGCCTGAGTCCGACGCTGCCCAGGCCCAGATGCCCGTGCTGATGACTCCTTCAACGGGATCTCCCTAG
- a CDS encoding tRNA (cytidine(34)-2'-O)-methyltransferase — translation MPFHVVLVAPEIPANTGNIARTCAATRTPLHLVDPLGFRLSDRYLRRAGLDYWEHVQLHRYPSWSALVQAHPEARFWCFSVRGKALYTEVAYQPGDWLVFGSESRGLDPMFLETYPSVRIPLSGPVRSLNLSNAVAIALFEALRQQGFSTQ, via the coding sequence ATGCCCTTCCATGTTGTTTTGGTAGCTCCGGAGATCCCGGCCAACACGGGGAACATCGCCCGCACCTGTGCAGCTACCCGCACGCCCCTCCACCTGGTGGATCCCTTGGGGTTTCGCCTCTCGGATCGCTACCTCAGGCGGGCGGGGCTGGACTACTGGGAGCACGTCCAACTGCATCGCTATCCCTCTTGGTCTGCTCTGGTGCAAGCCCACCCCGAGGCGCGGTTCTGGTGCTTTAGCGTGCGCGGCAAGGCCCTCTACACCGAGGTGGCCTATCAGCCAGGAGACTGGCTGGTGTTCGGCAGCGAAAGCCGTGGCCTGGATCCTATGTTCTTGGAAACCTATCCCAGTGTGCGCATCCCCCTGAGCGGGCCGGTGCGCAGCCTCAATCTCAGCAATGCGGTGGCGATCGCCCTCTTTGAAGCGTTGCGTCAACAGGGATTTTCCACCCAATGA
- a CDS encoding 4'-phosphopantetheinyl transferase family protein: MAASPAGSLQLLLAKSEVHLWLQVLPPLAELLSQLDLLSQKERQRAERLQRLEARRRFLGGRLLLRTLLGRYSGLPPHAIPLGYTTAGKPYWPDPPLPLQFNLSHSHEWILVGLTLQRRIGVDLERIRPVPRWQRIAQRYFSAADQARLWICPPAERERVFLELWTQKEALLKAMGVGLAGARIGAGDPCWLTLPLPVAEGYVAAVAMEQREAGEAAPTVRLYESAAPLTPT, encoded by the coding sequence ATGGCAGCTTCCCCGGCGGGATCCCTGCAACTGTTGCTGGCGAAGTCGGAGGTGCACTTGTGGCTCCAAGTCTTGCCGCCGCTGGCGGAGTTGCTCTCTCAGCTTGATCTTCTTTCTCAGAAGGAACGGCAGCGCGCGGAGCGTTTACAGCGGCTGGAGGCTCGGCGTCGCTTTCTGGGTGGTCGTTTGCTATTGCGAACCCTGCTTGGCCGCTACAGCGGCCTCCCTCCCCACGCGATCCCCCTCGGCTACACCACTGCCGGCAAGCCCTATTGGCCGGATCCACCCCTACCGCTGCAGTTCAACCTCAGCCACTCCCACGAGTGGATCCTGGTTGGCTTGACGTTGCAGCGTCGAATTGGCGTGGACCTAGAGCGGATCCGGCCCGTGCCCCGCTGGCAGCGCATTGCCCAGCGCTATTTTTCCGCCGCCGACCAGGCCCGCCTATGGATCTGTCCACCAGCAGAGCGGGAGAGGGTTTTCTTGGAGCTGTGGACGCAGAAAGAAGCTCTCCTGAAAGCCATGGGCGTGGGGCTGGCTGGAGCCAGGATCGGGGCCGGGGATCCCTGTTGGCTGACCCTGCCTCTGCCGGTTGCCGAGGGCTATGTTGCCGCTGTGGCGATGGAACAGCGGGAAGCCGGCGAGGCAGCTCCGACTGTGCGGCTCTATGAAAGTGCCGCTCCCCTGACCCCCACTTGA
- a CDS encoding LCP family protein encodes MTLNWWGWQHHLDSTPLPAGAREARFDLMSSFHYPPRPDRVRAARQQAIRQGILWLLLGFTAVLAGSAGAFLAVMLPRPVIPTSLTPGEQEAFRPDALRAAALDRSLHILILGTDNPDPALPLSRERERLNTRTDTILLARFDPQARRITVLSIPRDTRVRLPSFGVTKINAANLVGGPALTAQVVSTLLGGIPIDRYVRLNTDALEELIDAVGGVEVYVPEPMHYVDHTQRLFINLEPGWQRLNGEQAHHFARFRRDHLGLGDIGRVQRQQELLRALSRELLSPAVWPRIPKVLQVVRTHLDTNLTWEEVLSLAKFVLTSGGDRIDLVLLPGRFSQPGEFSTSYWLPDPAAIRRVAVSHFGLEAEVARIPPQRLRIAVQNATGKPGMARRMVQELVRQGYTQVFAVEDSPQVLPQTEILAQSGDREGAKQVRAALGLGELRVESTGVLNSDITIRIGQDWAQQLTLDIDQAQSPARGAQL; translated from the coding sequence ATGACCTTGAATTGGTGGGGTTGGCAACACCACCTAGACAGTACACCCCTTCCTGCAGGCGCTCGCGAGGCCCGGTTTGACCTGATGTCCTCTTTCCACTATCCACCCCGCCCAGACCGTGTCCGCGCCGCTCGTCAGCAGGCCATTCGCCAGGGGATCCTTTGGCTGTTGTTGGGATTCACGGCTGTGTTGGCGGGCTCCGCCGGCGCCTTCTTGGCTGTGATGTTGCCCCGTCCGGTGATCCCCACTTCCCTCACTCCCGGCGAACAAGAAGCCTTCCGTCCGGATGCTTTGCGGGCGGCAGCTCTGGATCGCTCGTTGCATATCCTCATTCTCGGCACCGACAACCCGGATCCCGCCCTGCCCTTGTCCAGAGAACGGGAGCGTCTCAACACCCGCACCGACACCATTCTCTTGGCCCGCTTCGATCCCCAAGCGCGGCGGATTACCGTCCTATCCATCCCCCGCGATACCCGCGTGCGCTTGCCCAGCTTTGGTGTCACCAAGATCAATGCAGCCAACCTGGTGGGTGGACCAGCTCTAACGGCCCAGGTGGTCAGCACCTTGCTGGGCGGGATCCCGATTGACCGCTACGTTCGCCTCAATACCGATGCCCTGGAAGAGCTGATCGATGCGGTGGGCGGTGTGGAAGTCTACGTGCCGGAGCCGATGCACTACGTAGATCACACGCAGCGGCTATTCATCAACCTGGAGCCCGGCTGGCAACGCCTCAACGGCGAACAAGCCCACCACTTTGCCCGCTTTCGCCGCGATCACCTGGGGTTGGGGGATATTGGTCGGGTGCAACGGCAACAGGAACTGCTGCGGGCCCTGAGTCGAGAACTGCTCTCCCCCGCCGTTTGGCCTCGGATCCCGAAGGTTTTGCAGGTCGTCCGCACCCACCTGGATACCAACCTCACCTGGGAAGAGGTTCTGAGCTTGGCCAAGTTTGTCCTCACCTCTGGGGGCGATCGCATCGACCTGGTGCTGTTGCCGGGCCGCTTCAGTCAGCCAGGAGAATTTTCCACCAGCTATTGGCTGCCGGATCCAGCCGCGATCCGACGGGTGGCTGTCTCCCACTTTGGCCTAGAGGCAGAGGTAGCCCGCATTCCGCCGCAACGCCTGCGCATAGCCGTGCAAAATGCTACCGGCAAGCCGGGAATGGCCCGCCGCATGGTGCAAGAACTGGTTAGACAGGGTTATACCCAGGTTTTTGCCGTCGAAGACAGCCCCCAGGTGTTGCCGCAAACAGAGATCCTCGCCCAAAGCGGGGATCGCGAGGGAGCCAAGCAGGTGCGGGCCGCCCTTGGGCTAGGAGAGCTGCGGGTGGAATCCACCGGCGTGCTCAACTCCGACATCACCATTCGCATCGGCCAAGATTGGGCCCAGCAGCTTACCCTCGATATTGACCAGGCGCAGAGTCCGGCCAGAGGGGCTCAGCTCTAG
- a CDS encoding plastocyanin/azurin family copper-binding protein, whose translation MWSGLRHFLILGLCLWIGFVGIPHPAWARDLSRQTPQDKAVELGTADNQLVFVPKELFFRNGNLYRLHLSNPSQLKHYFSAKDFADAVWTRKLEVAGVEIKGQIRELELKPGAAVEWQFIPLKSGVYSLVCTIPGHAEAGMIGQITIGD comes from the coding sequence ATGTGGAGTGGGCTGCGTCACTTCCTCATTTTGGGCCTCTGTCTGTGGATTGGGTTCGTCGGGATCCCGCATCCGGCATGGGCGCGAGATCTGTCGCGGCAAACGCCCCAGGACAAAGCTGTCGAGTTAGGTACTGCCGACAACCAGTTGGTCTTTGTGCCCAAAGAGCTCTTTTTTCGCAACGGCAACCTCTATCGTTTGCACTTGAGCAACCCCAGCCAGTTGAAGCACTATTTCAGTGCCAAAGATTTTGCCGATGCCGTTTGGACTCGCAAGTTGGAAGTGGCCGGTGTGGAAATCAAGGGCCAGATCCGAGAACTGGAGCTGAAGCCAGGCGCGGCGGTGGAGTGGCAATTTATTCCTTTGAAATCTGGGGTTTACTCTCTGGTTTGCACCATTCCCGGCCATGCCGAAGCGGGTATGATCGGGCAGATCACGATTGGCGACTAG